The following are from one region of the Isoalcanivorax indicus genome:
- a CDS encoding Ig-like domain-containing protein yields MKKHLIISAVALGLVACGGDEATVTPGTERDAARQGLVYAYPAHEQLEVPTPAPIVLRFSSAVVDSNPEMFITVRDANGDEVPYSIETGIGDGQGLVLTPDERLAPRSEYTVEIDGITLERGAAQPRTLTFTTKGLTEGPRELVASGAGDFDLLRKIPDGNTLPIMDFSSFRLQFNQPLDRTTVSYGSSVALEGPDGVVDAHLIVHGPYMTVDPKEDLTPGVEYTLSLSNAIQSVYTVIDEDDPSDSVDVFPGYSVSFTPLDSGSRSFLTQEVSEGTSVSMLTGKPVNMVPLEAVLLGDDNQTQQSGFLQAELAHIPTHPDFAPLRIKRGSMLSGTDMDVLIGGVVPAGFNSGAVNIHFISDAVGYLERNPYSEAEGARRQLRLFMDVAITTEDPRANGAVTQDLLHLELIGTAEIRDGRLTADAVSVAEPRVLGSENARSVLSFFMQSTVGGDGGQQPILGNPVLQSWSLGTDTFTGDNKALQAKPGDPLIFNFDQALDPESVAGNVRLFHNDDPMDIEYFVDGGALVVKLSAIREVGDDGITITRPGFQLSPADAPNIYRVEVDGATNLAGDMAVDLPLVEEFELATIVPDYDLLSPEIAPEFTTSDLWVARRTTSHSPVILAAYPGFPCALQEEFIAAGGFTGLFDGTTDIGLTYRDLANDVAGVCAGGAPAITDGTERENRESDDPVPVMNMPANRPIIVAFGKEIDATSVVLGETFLVEKISEDEQSLEYIAGEVEISDMTLIFRPDQPWEQGELYRYTVKSSGWALCRRQSGSVVEHRQVANDATEIRPCGSDSWNLMPGTDQRAFECGIDAVCDNEGLPLRTLPMGISTVSKIANPGPNAIRHYNMFARGSSPTAGGPNMVHFFRGAEPSQNVLQILRTQPVADTNRNFISERSNLGAADTDTLITLRDFMLGFGDPNAMDIISAGTFSFDIEEYGPEGALVAGDLGFGLYPDYDPNGVKPAKNSVKVLSRFDAQGDVGALSGANVGCSYDSEFDPNTFQGTVGEPLECPDNKFSYLMSAAIAEVTDEVTEQGVKVKLWPSVVMGTALDLYINTDFIGFFDYAAGAITGPQILRMRYSGNGGDEPITGWISEQSQHAVMSMDMELYFDAPYAGEWSPIENPLNLSSYPILMSLEGDVSFLDDGRMEVEQYNKNRVDIDVELWDSSGKSGYIDLFIPEYGSRINMISEPIK; encoded by the coding sequence ATGAAAAAGCATCTTATAATCAGCGCCGTCGCACTGGGCCTGGTGGCCTGCGGTGGCGATGAAGCAACCGTAACGCCGGGCACCGAGCGTGACGCCGCCCGCCAGGGGCTGGTGTATGCCTACCCGGCACACGAACAACTGGAAGTACCCACCCCGGCCCCCATCGTGCTGCGCTTCAGCAGCGCCGTGGTGGATTCCAACCCGGAAATGTTCATCACTGTTCGTGATGCGAATGGCGATGAAGTGCCCTACAGCATCGAAACCGGCATTGGCGATGGCCAGGGCCTGGTGCTGACCCCGGACGAGCGCCTGGCGCCGCGTTCGGAATATACCGTTGAGATCGATGGCATTACCCTGGAACGGGGCGCCGCCCAGCCGCGCACCCTGACCTTTACAACAAAAGGCCTGACTGAAGGCCCGCGTGAGCTGGTGGCGAGCGGAGCAGGGGACTTTGACCTGCTGCGCAAGATCCCGGACGGCAACACCCTGCCGATCATGGATTTCTCCAGCTTCCGCTTGCAGTTCAATCAGCCGCTGGACCGCACGACGGTCAGCTACGGTAGCAGTGTTGCCCTGGAAGGCCCGGATGGCGTGGTGGATGCCCACCTGATCGTTCATGGCCCTTATATGACGGTGGATCCGAAGGAGGATCTGACGCCGGGGGTGGAGTATACACTGAGCTTGAGTAACGCGATCCAGAGTGTTTACACGGTGATCGACGAAGATGACCCCAGTGACAGTGTGGACGTATTCCCGGGGTATAGCGTTAGCTTTACACCGCTGGATTCTGGCAGCCGCAGCTTTCTGACCCAGGAAGTATCCGAAGGCACAAGCGTGTCCATGCTGACCGGTAAGCCAGTAAACATGGTGCCGCTGGAGGCGGTGCTGTTGGGGGATGATAATCAGACGCAGCAGTCTGGCTTCCTGCAGGCTGAACTGGCGCATATTCCTACCCATCCGGACTTTGCTCCCCTGCGTATCAAGCGGGGTTCCATGCTGAGTGGTACGGATATGGATGTGCTCATTGGTGGTGTGGTGCCTGCTGGGTTTAACTCAGGTGCTGTGAATATCCACTTTATCTCTGATGCAGTGGGCTATCTGGAGCGAAATCCGTACTCCGAAGCGGAGGGTGCCCGCAGACAACTTCGACTGTTCATGGATGTGGCTATCACCACGGAAGACCCCCGTGCAAACGGCGCGGTGACCCAGGACCTGCTGCATCTCGAACTGATTGGTACGGCTGAAATTCGCGATGGCCGGCTAACGGCAGATGCAGTGAGCGTGGCCGAGCCCAGAGTGCTTGGTAGTGAAAACGCGCGAAGTGTCCTTAGCTTCTTCATGCAGTCCACTGTGGGTGGCGATGGTGGTCAGCAACCCATCCTTGGTAACCCAGTGTTGCAAAGCTGGTCTTTGGGTACGGATACCTTCACAGGGGATAATAAGGCTCTACAAGCGAAGCCGGGCGATCCGTTGATCTTCAACTTTGATCAGGCGCTGGACCCTGAAAGCGTGGCGGGAAACGTACGTCTTTTCCATAATGATGATCCAATGGATATCGAGTACTTTGTAGACGGCGGCGCACTGGTCGTTAAGCTTTCTGCTATCAGAGAAGTGGGAGATGATGGAATAACCATTACCCGCCCCGGTTTCCAGCTGAGCCCGGCGGATGCGCCGAATATCTACCGTGTAGAAGTGGATGGCGCAACTAACTTAGCTGGCGATATGGCGGTTGATTTACCGTTGGTCGAGGAGTTTGAACTGGCGACGATAGTTCCGGACTACGATCTGCTGAGTCCAGAGATCGCTCCTGAGTTCACAACCTCGGATCTATGGGTGGCACGTCGTACAACGTCACATTCTCCTGTGATTCTAGCAGCATATCCAGGGTTTCCATGCGCCCTACAAGAGGAGTTTATAGCTGCTGGCGGCTTTACGGGTCTGTTTGACGGGACGACAGATATCGGGTTGACCTATCGCGATCTGGCTAATGATGTGGCTGGCGTATGCGCCGGCGGCGCACCGGCGATTACGGACGGTACAGAAAGAGAGAATCGCGAATCGGATGATCCAGTTCCAGTGATGAATATGCCCGCAAACCGGCCAATCATCGTTGCCTTTGGTAAGGAGATTGATGCCACGTCGGTAGTCTTGGGTGAAACATTCTTGGTGGAAAAGATCAGTGAGGACGAGCAGTCACTGGAGTATATCGCAGGTGAAGTCGAAATCTCCGATATGACGTTGATCTTCCGACCTGATCAGCCATGGGAACAGGGCGAGTTGTACCGATATACAGTGAAGTCCTCTGGGTGGGCGCTGTGCAGAAGGCAAAGCGGAAGCGTAGTTGAGCATCGCCAGGTAGCAAACGATGCTACGGAAATTAGGCCTTGTGGTTCGGATAGCTGGAATTTAATGCCAGGAACAGATCAGCGTGCGTTTGAGTGCGGAATAGACGCGGTATGCGATAATGAAGGCTTGCCGTTACGCACACTGCCGATGGGTATTTCTACGGTTTCAAAAATTGCCAACCCCGGCCCAAATGCGATCAGGCACTATAACATGTTTGCTCGAGGATCTTCACCTACCGCCGGTGGCCCAAACATGGTTCACTTCTTTCGAGGTGCTGAGCCAAGTCAGAATGTCCTTCAAATACTAAGAACACAGCCGGTTGCTGACACAAACCGAAACTTTATCAGTGAGAGATCGAATCTCGGCGCAGCGGACACTGACACGCTTATCACTCTTAGAGATTTTATGCTGGGTTTTGGTGATCCTAACGCTATGGATATCATATCAGCAGGCACCTTCAGCTTTGATATAGAAGAATATGGGCCTGAGGGCGCTCTTGTGGCTGGAGATTTGGGTTTTGGTTTGTATCCCGATTATGACCCAAATGGTGTAAAGCCCGCTAAAAATAGCGTAAAAGTGTTATCACGCTTTGATGCGCAAGGGGATGTGGGAGCATTAAGTGGGGCTAATGTGGGTTGCAGTTATGACTCAGAGTTTGACCCTAATACATTCCAAGGCACCGTCGGAGAGCCTTTGGAGTGCCCCGACAATAAGTTCAGCTATCTCATGTCGGCTGCAATTGCAGAGGTGACAGACGAGGTAACAGAGCAAGGCGTGAAAGTTAAGTTATGGCCGTCTGTGGTCATGGGAACAGCGCTTGATCTTTACATTAATACGGATTTCATCGGTTTCTTTGACTATGCTGCCGGGGCTATAACAGGGCCACAGATACTCAGGATGCGATACTCAGGCAATGGCGGGGATGAGCCAATCACAGGATGGATCTCAGAGCAGAGTCAGCATGCGGTTATGAGCATGGATATGGAGCTTTACTTTGATGCTCCATACGCAGGTGAATGGTCGCCTATCGAGAATCCGCTTAATCTATCTTCATATCCAATCTTAATGAGTTTGGAGGGCGATGTGAGTTTCCTTGATGATGGCCGCATGGAAGTCGAGCAGTATAATAAGAATCGCGTAGATATTGATGTCGAGTTATGGGACAGCTCAGGTAAATCGGGGTACATTGATCTATTTATTCCTGAGTATGGAAGTAGGATCAATATGATTTCCGAGCCAATCAAGTAG
- a CDS encoding DsbC family protein, whose translation MKRYACIINVLLITLTLPYLANADLKERVTKVLAITNPGLSVESVTDSPIEGVKEIQLSNGEFLYAPRGSDHLFSGRLLAFQEDTMVDLTEDRVRQERARMFSELDPATMITFPANGNQVREIYVFTDTSCGYCRNFHKNIAEFNERGVTVHYLALPRSGLTAPVADTMARIWCSEDQHAAITEVKAGSPLTQKVMPCRAPIAEHYTMAQSIGVRGTPSVYDQDGRSLGGYMTPDQVLAGTLN comes from the coding sequence ATGAAAAGGTACGCCTGCATTATCAATGTACTACTCATTACTTTAACGCTACCGTATCTGGCTAATGCTGATCTTAAGGAGCGGGTCACAAAGGTACTGGCGATCACCAACCCGGGGCTGAGCGTAGAGAGCGTGACCGATAGCCCCATTGAAGGTGTCAAGGAGATCCAGCTCAGTAACGGCGAGTTTCTCTACGCACCGCGCGGAAGCGACCACCTGTTCTCTGGCAGACTTTTGGCCTTTCAGGAAGACACCATGGTAGATCTCACCGAAGACCGGGTAAGGCAGGAGCGTGCTCGCATGTTCAGCGAGCTCGACCCAGCGACGATGATCACGTTTCCGGCCAACGGGAATCAGGTCCGCGAGATCTATGTATTCACCGACACAAGTTGCGGCTATTGCAGAAACTTCCACAAGAATATAGCAGAGTTCAACGAACGTGGCGTTACCGTGCATTACCTGGCGTTGCCGCGATCTGGCCTGACTGCGCCAGTCGCCGACACCATGGCCAGGATCTGGTGCTCTGAGGACCAACACGCCGCCATAACGGAAGTAAAGGCTGGCAGTCCACTCACACAAAAGGTAATGCCTTGCCGCGCGCCGATCGCCGAGCATTACACTATGGCGCAATCCATTGGCGTTCGAGGGACTCCCTCAGTTTATGATCAGGACGGAAGAAGCCTAGGCGGCTACATGACCCCAGATCAGGTACTGGCCGGCACTCTGAATTAA